The following nucleotide sequence is from Triticum dicoccoides isolate Atlit2015 ecotype Zavitan chromosome 7B, WEW_v2.0, whole genome shotgun sequence.
GAGGGGGTTGGTTTGTTGCCCCATGAGCACTACAAGATAACACGGAAACAGATGATGAAATTGCATGAACAATTGTGTCAAGAATAAAGAGGGCACAAAGGCAAAACAAATAATTTCTCTGGAGATTACCTTGATTGGCTTGCCGCGAACGACCAATCCGTTGGCCATCTGAATAGCTAATGCTGCTTCACCATGGGTAGTGTACCTTATAAATCCAAACCCTTTTTCCTGTTGAACACGAACTTCCTCAATAGCCCCGACCCCTAAGTTGTAGAAATGGCGGTGAAGCTCATCCCGATTAACCTGACCAGTTAAGCAAAAGGATAAATGAAAGGTCAGCCTATCCTAAAATTTTCAGctgacaagaaaaaaccagagaagTAACTTCATAAATGACATGGGAAGGAAACTGCGCTAGCAGAAACTTGTTTTTACTGTTTTACCTCGTGTCCAAGGTTGCCAACGTACACCGTTGTGAAATCAGGGTTGTTCTCTGGATTTTCTTTGCTTCCTGTATCCTGGTTTGCCTCCATTGCTGCAGAAGAAAGATGGACAAAGGCAAAATCAGCAGCCATTTTACTGGCTAAAATCATTATTATTCAAAACATGGCCACGTAATTCCTTTCATAACATTCGTTGAGCTTAACAAGATGTAAAAACAAATCTACCATTAAAGTAAAAACACTCGTCATTATAGACACCTGACCTGCATTACTGGAACCACCATTTGTTAGTACAACTGCGTTATGATTGTCCGTTTCTTGTTTCTCTTCTGCGTTGGTCTTTGTTGCCCAGTTGCACCTTATTTGTCTACTGCCAAGCCATTTACCTGTTGCAAACATTAGTAGAAAATATCAAAATAtcagtagaaaatagaaagaaaaatgtAATCAGCTGTAAGCTCCAGCACTGGCATACCAGTCATTTCAGTTATAGCAGTTTCAGCTTCCTGCGCCAAGAAACAACATAGTATTGGGTGACACACTGATAATAGAGGTAAAACACTAGGGTCTAACTTGAAATTGTAAATGTAGGACTGATCAAAATACCAGTCTCCATTTCTCAAAGAAGTTAGTTATGCTCTAGTGAgttcagtttttttttttttttgacatgCTAGTGGGTTTAGTTGCTACTAAAGGAAGCTTCATCTAGTCATCAAACATCATGTCCATGTTAGACTAAATGCAAAATTGACACTACAGTTTAAATTTTGACTGGGTGATGCAAGGAGACAGGCAAATTTCAAATTTTCAACACCAGAGAAATAATTTGATTAATAGGAAAAAAATGTAACATATAAAAACCGTTTGCTAAACATGAGAACTAAACAAAAAATATAGTACTTTGGCTTTGCAAAATCCATCAGTATCAAATAGCTCAAACACCAGACTATTAGGTAGATATTAAGGTGGGTATTAGACTCACGATCAAAATGGTAAGACTACTGGAAAATGCAAAAGGAGAAATGGTCTTAGTTGTTCATACCTGCTGATTACGGAAGGAGACAAAGCCATAACCTCTGGAGCGTCCAGTTTTATTATCCCACATGACTCGAGCATCACTGATCATAAATGGCAGACATGAACTGAAAAGCTGCAGCGAAAGAGTAGTAGAAATAATGGGGAACTAAAAACTTACGAGCAAGAAGGATATGTTGAGAAACAGGCATAAAGAGTTGCATCATTCACTTCAGAACTTAAATCACCAACAAAAATATGGAAATGCCCTGGAATAATTCAAAGGGCACGGTAACCAAACGAGGGTTAATTAGAAAAGGAAAACAAGACACAAGAAGGTTTAAAGTATCTCACCAGATGTATCCTCCCTTTGTGTACTCGCATACGCCCAGTTCACCTTGATTGCTTGACCGTATCTGGCGAAATAATTCAATATGAAAAGCATTAGAAGTTGATCCAGGACTCCAGAATCTTTGTTGCTGAAATTACTTAAATATCAGAACTTACATGTGACGCCCATGAAGGGTCATTATTGCAAGAGCTGCTGACCTCCGATCATAGTAGTCAACAAACCCAAAGGAAGACTGCAGAGAATAAAAGATAATCCTTGTCAAACAGATGAAAAATGACTGACGGCAGTAGGCTTTTTGCCGATTTAGCAACATGTTCAGTAGCATACCAAAAGTAAAATACAAAGGCATTGTGTCTTGATGCAATCACAGAAAAGTAATTATATGTACAAGCCTAGGCAAATTTCCCTACACACACTACAAGGttaaattgtactccctccgatccggaTTAATTGACGCAGCCTCTATAAAACATTGTATAGAGGTTGTGTCAATTAATTCGAGTTGGAGTGATGAATAAGCATGTTCACAGCAAGTAGGGTACAGGGCAGCAATGGGATAAAACGTTAAAAATGTTGGAATGTCAAGACATCAGCGTTCAGTACAAGAGGTGCATGAACAAAATCCATCAAGGTAATTGTTAGGAGAAATCCCTTTAAAAGCAATAAATTTCCATGTAATTTTGCTAGTATAATTGCACATTAGGGTTGTAGAAGTGCACCTTTTCTTTCCGGATGAGCTTGCATCTTTCCACAGGACCAGAGCCCTGGAAAACTTCAATCAGAAGGCTCTCAGTGACATTAGGGTGTACGTTTCCTACATACCTAGTTGTCACAACATCGTGAATCAAATCAGAGTCAGAAAACAATTGATAAAAAAATCAAGATAGACATCATGCAACCATATTTAATGATGATTTAATAATAACTAAACAATAAAATAAATTAGCAATAAATTCAATGGTAAATTATGCTGATCTAAATTTTACCATGGGTTGTTATGATATTCATTTGAAAATTTCATCTTGGAATTCCACGTTGATTTTAAAATTAAACCACAATTTGCATGACTAAAGGGGGAAAAGGACTATAAGCTAAAAATCATATGGAGGTGAAAACACGAAAGAACACCGAAAGCACTCACACACTGCGACATGTGGATGGATCAAACCCAGGTGGGAGATTGCCATTTGAAACAGGCTCCATCTGCAAAatgtaaaaaataaaaataaaaagaagataCATGCTGATGCCGAAACTAGTTGAGGAGCAAAGAGAAACAAATAACATATAAAAGATGATAAAATTAAACTCAATGTAATAGGAACAAAATCCCAGTTCTCCAAAGTCGTGTTTTATGCCATTATAATAATGACTCAAATGTTGTGTTACATCCAagcatctctctctcacacacacaccctatGTTTCACCTGTCTGCTAGACCTATGTACTGTGCATATGCAGCATTGATCTCACATCGATGTAACAACCCGTGAGCAACAATCAATGTAATCATGAATAGGCCAATGCAATTGACAAGCTTTATACAGATGGTGACAGCAGTAGCCCTTGCTCTTAAGAGTACAAGAGACACAGAAAGCAATTTTAATTTAAAACATTGTATTCATTGTGTTGCAAAAATCCTGActcaaagcaaacaacaatttttcaAGGTTCATACCAAGATCGACATGCAATACAGCTATCACACGTGCATACAAATAACCGATGCGAAGCATATCCTGAACAGATAACGAGGCAAGGAGCATATGAAAACAAAAACAAGTCTTGAAAGCTTGTATTGTCCAATTGCATCGCATCTACCCAGCCAATGTGCTTCAAATACCAATAACAATGGAGCAATGGTCCAACCAACCGGAGTACAAGACATGTGCCACCATGCAAATGCAACTCAGATTGAAATAGCAGCTGCTCCATTCCACGGAAGAAACTTCAGCTATCAAGCCAAAAGTCGCTAACGAACAACATACACCTACCCCCAACAACTTCAGAAATAAGGGGGGGAACGCACCAAGCAAACAACAATCTTCCGCGCTCACAGACAGATCGGCGTGCATTGCTGCGTCCGATTGCACGAGTAAACAAATAGATCAGGAACTGAGGAAATAGAGGGCGACCTGAGtcatggccgcggcggcggcggcggcgaggacacCGGACTGATACTGCTGCTGCTGCAGCGCCTGCTGCATCAGGAGggcctgctgctgttgctgctgctgctgccggagcctctgctgctgctgctgttgctgctggctCGCGCCGGCGCCATTCATCTCCTCCGACTCCGACCAGATCGAAACACCGGGGGACGGAGGGCCCGCGCGAACCGATCGACGGATCGGCGGATTGGATCCAACGGATCAATAGATTTGGTGGCGAATTTCTCGCGGCGGATCGAGCAGGGGAACGGAGGAAGAGGAGGTGAGATTTTTCCTCGTAttttctctctctcgctcgctctctctctctcctcttttttcTCCCTCTGTTTTCTCCTCGTCGGACTCCAATGGAGATTAGGGAGGGTGGAGGGGCAGTATGGGGATTTTGCCTATCCGGGGGAAATGACGTGGAGTTTTCTGTGTGGCTCCCCAATCCCATGGCTCAGTGACAGGTGGACCCGATTATCCTGCCTCCAACTGTGCTTGCTAGGATTTGGGTCGGTTTTTCAAATATAAACAGGGATATGATCATATGATAATGGTTGTTGTGCCTGTTTTGCCCAAATATCATGCATAATCTGGGCTCTCTCACATCACATGTTgaacttcaaaaaaaaaaaagaccaTGTGTTTAGAACTTGAGATTTGTATATAGAACTACCCTGGTTCCTCTCTAGGTTGATCAAATGTGGTGTTATGGGTCCATTTGTCATGCCTGATTTACAAAGATTTTACTTCCTCCGGTTCAAAAATTAATTGACGCAACCTCTATATTCGACAAGGGTGGAAAAATAATGTGCTTCGTACAATAAATTAGTTGCGGAAGTAATAAGTAATGTGTATTGTAGATATATAGTGAAGTTAATTTGCTCATGAAACCGCTTATGGAGCAATAGTCGAGATTGTGGTGTAggaagttgttgttgttgttgttgttgttgttgttgttgttgttgttcatctAGTTCCATATCTAGGCAATCTAT
It contains:
- the LOC119336166 gene encoding oligouridylate-binding protein 1B-like, with product MNGAGASQQQQQQQQRLRQQQQQQQQALLMQQALQQQQYQSGVLAAAAAAAMTQMEPVSNGNLPPGFDPSTCRSVYVGNVHPNVTESLLIEVFQGSGPVERCKLIRKEKSSFGFVDYYDRRSAALAIMTLHGRHIYGQAIKVNWAYASTQREDTSGHFHIFVGDLSSEVNDATLYACFSTYPSCSDARVMWDNKTGRSRGYGFVSFRNQQEAETAITEMTGKWLGSRQIRCNWATKTNAEEKQETDNHNAVVLTNGGSSNAAMEANQDTGSKENPENNPDFTTVYVGNLGHEVNRDELHRHFYNLGVGAIEEVRVQQEKGFGFIRYTTHGEAALAIQMANGLVVRGKPIKCSWGNKPTPSGTSSKPLPPPIASYQPVAMAGVPQGFTAAELLAYQRQLALSQAAAGQIAGQHGLAGQVSAGLLAAGSQALYDGYPNQTSAQQLMYYN